The Musa acuminata AAA Group cultivar baxijiao chromosome BXJ2-2, Cavendish_Baxijiao_AAA, whole genome shotgun sequence genome has a segment encoding these proteins:
- the LOC135605124 gene encoding COBRA-like protein 7, with product MDWCSRPSFVILLVVLLLSVDDSRSQAPAATPTPAPVPAPSPDAICNGIYLSYVLEKREKIHPFTSDPADQPYSFGATATVLNHGASDLLSWTLLIPFRHRELIVSVGGGVLTNGSTFPYNTTLDANATAFSGYPNTDLKTAIETANDLSQIEAKITLVGTFFGSPPPSVPLPEFLALDDPSYSCPRPTVYNDSYAVDTCCLPNPNYVPKETNVTGFLPRLSGDLIISYDVLQSYGSSYLALVTIENHNPLGRLDRWQLSWEWARNEFIYSMKGAYPSVVDVSDCVFGKQGQYYQDLDFSKVLSCKRNPTIVDLTPWQYNNTDLGRIPHCCRNGTILPREMDPEQAVSAFQVQVYKMPPDLNRSVLFPPVNWNISGTLNPDYQCGQPNRVSPTAFPDSSGLDSDSLALASWQVVCNISRPKGASPKCCVSFSAFYNDSVVPCKTCACGCRAGTSGPTCNATAPALLLPPEALLVPFDNRTAKALAWAEMKHYNVPSPLPCGDYCGVSINWHVLTNYNKGWSARVTLFNWREDQFADWFLAVRMDKAYAGYEQMYSFNGTAMEDNTIFMQGRPGLDYLNGEANGNNPDNDPRVPGKQQSVISFTKTKTPGIDITAGDGYPSKVYFNGEECSMPEMIPANWAPRSGGGIGLVTLFLLVLAVVALVILEL from the coding sequence ATGGATTGGTGTTCTCGCCCGTCTTTTGTGATTCTTCTGGTTGTACTTTTGCTTTCCGTGGACGATTCTCGGTCTCAAGCGCCGGCAGCCACCCCCACCCCAGCCCCTGTCCCCGCGCCCTCGCCGGACGCCATCTGCAATGGCATCTACCTCTCCTACGTGCTTGAGAAACGGGAGAAGATCCACCCCTTCACCTCTGACCCGGCGGACCAGCCTTACTCCTTCGGTGCCACCGCCACCGTCCTCAACCACGGCGCCTCCGACCTCCTCTCCTGGACCCTCCTCATCCCTTTCCGCCACCGTGAACTCATCGTCTCCGTTGGCGGCGGCGTCCTCACCAATGGCTCCACCTTCCCCTACAACACCACCCTCGACGCTAACGCCACCGCCTTCTCCGGCTACCCCAACACCGACCTCAAGACCGCCATCGAGACCGCCAACGACCTGTCCCAGATCGAGGCCAAGATCACCCTCGTCGGTACCTTTTTCGGCTCCCCGCCCCCCTCCGTGCCACTCCCCGAGTTCCTCGCCCTGGACGATCCCTCCTACAGCTGCCCGCGGCCCACCGTCTACAACGATTCCTATGCCGTGGATACCTGCTGCCTTCCCAATCCTAACTACGTCCCCAAGGAAACCAACGTCACTGGCTTCCTCCCTCGCCTCTCCGGCGACCTCATCATCTCCTACGACGTCTTGCAGTCCTACGGCAGCAGCTACCTCGCCCTCGTGACCATCGAGAACCACAACCCGCTCGGCCGCCTCGACCGCTGGCAGCTCTCCTGGGAGTGGGCTCGCAACGAGTTCATCTACTCGATGAAGGGCGCCTACCCGTCCGTCGTCGACGTCTCCGACTGCGTCTTCGGCAAGCAGGGACAGTACTACCAGGATCTGGACTTCTCCAAGGTGCTCAGCTGCAAGCGCAATCCCACCATCGTCGACCTCACTCCTTGGCAGTACAACAACACCGATCTCGGCCGCATCCCGCACTGTTGCCGCAACGGCACCATCCTGCCACGGGAGATGGACCCGGAGCAGGCCGTCTCCGCCTTCCAGGTTCAGGTGTACAAGATGCCGCCCGACCTCAATCGCTCCGTCCTCTTTCCCCCGGTCAACTGGAACATTTCCGGCACCCTCAACCCGGACTACCAGTGCGGCCAGCCCAACCGCGTCAGCCCCACCGCCTTCCCCGACTCGAGCGGCCTCGATTCCGACAGTCTCGCGCTCGCGAGCTGGCAGGTGGTCTGCAACATCTCCCGCCCCAAGGGCGCCAGCCCCAAGTGCTGCGTCTCTTTCTCCGCCTTCTACAACGACTCCGTCGTCCCCTGCAAGACCTGCGCCTGCGGCTGCCGGGCCGGCACCAGCGGCCCCACCTGCAACGCCACCGCGCCGGCGCTGCTCCTCCCGCCGGAGGCCCTCCTCGTGCCGTTCGACAACCGGACCGCCAAGGCCCTCGCCTGGGCGGAGATGAAGCACTACAACGTCCCCTCCCCGCTGCCGTGCGGCGACTACTGCGGCGTGAGCATCAACTGGCACGTCCTGACCAACTACAACAAGGGGTGGAGCGCCAGGGTGACGCTGTTCAACTGGCGCGAGGACCAGTTCGCGGACTGGTTCCTGGCCGTGAGAATGGACAAGGCCTATGCGGGGTACGAGCAGATGTATTCCTTCAACGGGACGGCGATGGAGGACAACACGATCTTCATGCAGGGCCGACCGGGGCTGGACTACCTCAATGGGGAAGCGAACGGCAACAACCCGGACAACGATCCCAGAGTGCCCGGGAAGCAGCAGTCGGTCATCTCCTTCACCAAGACGAAGACGCCCGGGATCGACATCACTGCGGGGGACGGCTACCCCTCCAAGGTGTACTTCAACGGGGAGGAATGCTCGATGCCAGAAATGATTCCTGCGAATTGGGCGCCCAGGAGCGGGGGGGGGATTGGTCTCGTCACTCTGTTCTTGCTCGTGCTGGCTGTAGTAGCTCTGGTGATCTTGGAGCTGTAG